CAACTaaacagaattttaaaaactctgTCATCTAATTGTTGTTGGaaaatttttattgtatgaTAAATCACAGTGACCAATCCAATATGATCTATAAGTTTTCTCTAAAGTCTTTTTCATTGAGCCTTATGAAGGCTCCACAAAGTGAGTGCTTGCATTATTGGACTGTCTcagaattatggaaatattagtAAGATTATGACAAGTGTACGGCAGATTATGACAAGTGTACAGCAGGGCAAAGGCTGTTGTACAATCGGCGCGCAGTAATCTTCTTGCAGAGGAATCAAAGACCTTCATatgaaaaaggcaattagcGCTGAGTGGTAATTACAAGTAAAGAAGACCAGGAAAAACCTACTGTTTGACATTCCCGAGACTGTCATGCAGACACGAGTTACATAATACTTTACAGCGAAAGACCAAACAGCCCTTCCACAACTATTCATGTATGTACCTTCACCTGGGTACAcctattattatttatagagTTACACAAAACTAgttatgtacacatgtacaaactagttatgtacacatgtacaaacaagttatgtacacatgtacaaaCAAACAAAGTAAAAGCAACTTTATGCCAAAATATGATCCTgacagaaaaaattgaaataatgaaaattgCTTTGAAAATCTCACATACAGATAGACTTCTAGTTCTTTGACTCTACAAATAGGTATATACCGTATAGACGTGTACACCTGTATTCAATAGCATTTGTACACCTGTACACTTGTATACCTGCACGCCTGCTACTCTGTAGGCCTGTACACCTTCACATTTGAACTCATGCACTTTGCATATCTCCACATATTCCCTGATTTATATAACTTACCATTTTCTCATTATTGCCAGGGGGATTTTGGAGGAAGTAGAGAAGCGGTGCGTACATGAGGTTTGTTATAGATATGATCCAGAGCATCCATTTGAAACCTATGGTTTCCACAATTACCCCTCCAACTGCAGGCCCTGTCATTAACCAAATAACATCACATCAGATCCATGCAGCTACTTACTCTCTGCTAGCTAACAGATTGTAGACTACAACCACTCTCCTTTGACCCTCTTTCTACTTTATACGCTTTTTTCTTTATACGTTCTAATCAACAAGCACCTGCTCGCAGCTTTTTAGCCAACCACAGGCTGAGCCCACTTACCCTGTACCATTGAGCGCGTGTTAGATCACAAGTACCTACTCTAAATCCTCTCACAACTTACAGGTAAGTTACAACGCCTACGCTGAGTTGTTCAACTCTTGTTGGACTGAAAGCGTCTGCTGCTAACCTGACAAAGCTATCCAGACCTGTATTTTTGCTTTACTACAACATTTCTAAAAATATCTCATTCAGCTCTCTGTTACACACTTCACAAACAGCCCGGGGCAAACTCAATAAGTATTAAATTGTATGTAGCTGCAGCAAAGGCTACAGTGAAGATACACAACAGCGTGGTTTGAAATGTAGGTGTGTCTTGGCCATCATTAGCTTGTTCTCTCAGCTATCAAACAGTCCCCAGTGACGGCTGCCATGCTCATCAAGTTTGCTGCTGAGGAAATATCTGGAGTCAGCAGTTTTTGTTGTTATAACacataatatttaaaatagatACCGTTAAAATTAGGCTTTACTACATACACAATATTCTATATTTTACATCATGTAAGACTATAATTTTACTTATACATACCTACGGCAAATCCGAGACAAAACGCTACATCAGCAATAGCATAGACGCTGCCATAAATGGATATGTGCCTTAGGTCCACAAGATATGCCATGGTTGGCATCATGGCCGAGTCAACCATTCCAATGGCAAGTCCAAGGCAAAGATTTGGAGCTATCAGATGGGCAAGACATTTGCTAAATGGAATCTAAAAAATTGCACTCTGTATGGTATCTAACAATATACTAAACGAGATACCATATATTAAAATTGCACTCTGTATGGTATCTAACAATATACTAAACGAGATACCATATATTAAAATTGCACTCTGTATGGTATCTAACAATATACTAAACTAGATACCATATATTAAAAAATGCATTAAAAGTACGATCTCAATAATATAAGTTAATGCTAGTTTTTTATTGCATTAGGAAGAGTATGTCTATGATATACACTAGGAAGAGTATATCTATGACATGACATAGTTAGAGTATGTCTCTGATATACACTAGTTAGAGTATGTCTATGACATGTCATAGTTAGAGTAGGtctatgatatatgatatgGTGTGTATCATGAAGTAAAATACTGATGTCTAGCAGAATGCTATAAATAATATGTTGATAGTGCTGGCTGAAGGAATAAAAGCTGTAAATTCTTACCACAaatagagcgacggctatcagCAACATCCCTATCATGGCAGCTCGCCACCTAAAACAGTTTAGATGTTTCTAAAAGCTTGGCTAGCAGACTTGGTGACAAGAGTTATACTTCAAAGCAAAAAAGGTGAGACAGGTGCTTGCCGTCTGACACACAGTAACTACTTTGCCTATTTGGCATGATCAAAAGGTAATCTAGGATTTACCTTCCCATTTTTAATGCAACAGGACCAAAGATGATAGTGCCCAGCATGTAGGAGACACTTGCTGGAAGAAAGGCAATTCCTTGCTCCCATTTTTTAGAGTTCATTGTTTGCAGCATGAAAGTAGGTAGAGTGGGCTCCAACATGCCGATACCCATATTAGCAAATGTAATGGCACCTAAAAACCAAATTGAAGCAGTGACTACTGTTCAAGCCTGGTCGAAACACTTAAGGCTTCCTATGCCTATAGCTAGTTATCTCACAAGTAAAATTTAGTTAGAGCTTATAGTGAGGGAACCAAGTGATGACTTTAAACATAGCTGGCTGGCAGCTTACCGGCAGCGAGCAGAATGTAAGGGTCTCGGAGAAGTTCAAGCATGCTGGCACCTTTTTGCTGCTCAGGAGTTCTTTCTGGCTTCATAACATAGATTTGTAGGCCTAGCAATTGACATACACGTAGATACCAGTCAATCACGAATAACAAATACACGTGTTTAACTTTAATGTCTATTAAGCTTACATAAGTGTTGAACATTTTGGCTTATGCATGTCCTTGTTGAGTGACACGTAACATGTTTATAATGCATGGCAAAGGGCTATTAGTGTTTTTTTATGCTGCATCATCTAGAAAGTGAGCGCTGCTTCACGATGAACTCTGCGGAAGTTCCTCAATTAGGAACAATATGAAATACACATGTCTATGTCTGGCaaaataatgaaatattatTTAAGCCATAAATGCCATAAATGTTATTTATGGCATTATTGTATTCTGATTAAACAGTTATGAAGGAATTTATAATGTACCTCCATCTATAAGAGCCAAGGCAGCGAGAAACAGAAAAGGAGCAGCCTTTCCAATGAAATCATATAACAAGCCGCCAAAGGTTGGACCAACTAAAAAAGAGATTCATCAGTTGTAGAATACGATGCAATGCATAGATATAGATATTGTGCAGCAGATAGGTGCAGGAACAGGTCTGTAAGAGCAATTTACTTACTAAGCACTCCAAGAGCGAGTCCACTGAGTGCGACGGCCATTGCATTTCCTCTTTCTCTGTCGTCGGTGTACTTTTCAGCGATCAATCCCATGCCTAAGCATAAAGCCAGTCTCCATGTTATGAGTTGGTATGACATGTGACTTTTGGAACCCACCTGCTTTGAGCTTTCAGGCTTCATGATTGTAATCGCACAAAAGTAATGTTGAGGGTTTCAAGAAATTAGAGATGAGGTTTAGAGATGAAGAGAGGAATGACTCACCTGACACCGTGGTACATGATGACCCAGCGCCTTGCACAGCTCTAGCGATTAATAGCACCACATAGCTCTTTCCAAAGGCAAACACTAGAGGAATGTACAAGTAGTTGGCAGATTACTGCATTGCCATAAAAAGTGTGGCGGCAGACAAAGACTGGATGAGAGAAGGAGCCTAGTGTAAAGGCTGTACCATAATcaaaaatacattttcaataGAATGGGGTCCTGAGTAAACTACCATTGATGAGGCAAATATACCATTTTAAATCAAAGCTCTTCCtgtataaaatagttttactgTGTGTTAGCATAATTCTATGGAAAAACCACTTGACAACTTTTATAAAATCAGGCTCTACAATACAATGTGAGCAACTGTGACAGGTGTATCGAAACCCAGGCAGAACAAAGCccatatacataaatactacTTACCAAGGGTAGATGTGAAGATAACTATAAAGCCAGTAAACATCGGTATAGAAAAGCCAACTCTGCAAATACATGAACAGCTGTTCATAAAACTAAGCAAAAGAAAGCAATGTTTGTGAAATGCGACTGCCCTACTACCTTGTAGGACATGGGACATGGGTGGGTAGGACATGGGTGAGTAGGACATGGGTGGGTAGGACATGGGTGGGTAAGACATGGGTTGGTAGGACATGCTCGCCCTTTTTCGTATGGCTCTAAACTTTAAGTTGAATTTTGTGTGTGTTTTTTACAGCAGTGATTTTCAACCaatgtgccatgagagattgtcagatgtgttATGAAAAAACTATCAATAAAAGCACTCTCTTTCGAACTTCGTCTATATTATTATTGGCTATTATTTGTACTTCTGTTCACTCTTTGGGATATAAACcacagaaaatattttgacagttACTACTACACTCATTTGTTGGACTTGAACCGATATACTTGTCAAATGAACCTAGATGAAGTTTGTTGGACATTGGCTGATTAGTGCAGTTTGCTATAGTGACAGTTTGCTAGAGTGACAGTTTGCTATAGTGACAGTTTGCTATAGTGGCAGTTTGCTAGAGTGACAGTTTGCTAAGGAGACTTTAATGGGTTCAAGCTTCAtaccaatcaaatttttttctcagATTGCGACAATTATTCTGAGACTTCGAAAGGTGGATGAGAGCTTTGTGCATTTCTGTACCAGTCCTGTTTTGTAAACATGAACTATACATTGAACTGAGAATTTGTTTTTGAGACAGTGCACCGAGTGTTCATTGAAATGAAAATGACTGGCATCTGTTCATGAAAATGACTGACCTATGTTTTTAGTTCTGTGAAACTCGGTTTTTGTCATTATCATGTCGATGTGTGTGACATTTACAGTAAATCTGGAGGAGCAGAAGTCTCTGTGTGTAAGTGAGAGGAAGAGACTATGGTAGTTCATGTATGCTTATGTGTATGATGCGGCCATTTGTAGTAACATCATAAAAACTGTGGCTCTTGGCCTCTGACTGGGCGAACATCTCTGTTCTAGAGCTTATGATTTAGCTAACTTCGCTCTGGTCCCTCCACAGAATAAGATTGTGAATGTGTTCCAATAATAACTTAGCAGAAAAAATTGCGAGTTAAAAAATTAGAAGATTCTGAAGGCAATAAGTTATAAATAGCAAATTTATGCAACATCTAGACGGAGTTGGAGTGGCTGTCCGCTACTCACTTGCGGCAACGAAAAGTACCTCAGGTTTACAAGCACTCTGTAAAGATTTTCTCTGAAAGTCAACTGTAACTTGAAGTAAACTTTGAGAACATACACTTTCATTCAATTGCAGCTACAAAAGCCAAGAGTAAACCagtcaacatttttctgtatGAAGTCGGCAAAACGTCATGTGAGTCTCTTGAATAGCTTATGAAGTGCATCGATAGAGCATGTTTTTAAAAGCACTCATATTTATAGGCAAAATGTTTGGTTAGACGTTATTGACTGTCTCAGGCGCATTCATAGACGGAATTAACTGCATCCAGCTTCTCCAAAATCAATGTGGCAGCAAAGAATGTGTTTATACTTAATACTCCCACACATAACAACCGGAAGAAATTGCTTTTACTAGTGTACACCAAGCAAATACTACACTGGATGCTACTTTAAGTGACAGCAGCTATGTTCGGATGGCAGTGACAGTTATTTGATACATCTCATTTCTGCCTTATGTATGCAAGTGTTTGATTTACTGAGTACAactcaaataatttaaatgaaaCCTTAAACAAATTGATCTCAATTACTCGTTATGCTCCACTAGAACTTTTGATTCTACATCTCATCTGCTTCATTGAGTTCGGCAGCGGGGCAGTATCGAAGTAAGAGAAACAATAGATCTAGTGCTGCTGAGAGAGAGAGAACTTGCCTGTTGGTAAGAGGTCCAATAATAGGATTTGTGAGAAGTTGAACTGCTGACTTTGAAGCAAAAAGAAGGCCGATCTTGGTGCTCTGGTTCCGCAGCAGGTCCTCTGATCGTTTCTTCATCACTTCCGGAGCTATGGTTTGGTTTGTACAGTTGTTCTCATAAAGTGAATGCTCTACTACCAGGTTGGctatgaaaaaaaaaaaaaactcaAGCTAACCTCCTGCCACCGTTTCAATACTCTACATTtcctttatattttattacaggttgttttataaaaatgtataacatataaaaatctaaatgtataaaaatcaaatttcaagTAAGCTCTGAACATGTTGTAGCGAATATAAGTTCAGTTAACTCTGAACATGTTGTAGCTAATGTAAGCTCAGTAAACTCAGAACATGTTGTAGCTAATATAAGCTAAATGAACTCTGAACGTGTTGTAGCTAATGTAAGCTCAGTGAACTCTGAACATGTTGTAGCTAATATAAGCTCAGTGAACTCTGAACATGTTGTAGCTAATATAAGCTCAGTAAACTCTGAACATGTTGTAGCTAATATAAGCTCAGTGAACTCTGAACACGTTGCAGCTAATGTAAGCTCAGTAAACTCTGAACATGTTGTAGCTAATATAAGCTAAATGAACTCTGAACGTGTTGTAGCTAATGTAAGCTCAGTGAACTCTGAACATGTTGTAGCTAATATAAGCTCAGTGAACTCTGAACATGTTGTAGCTAATATAAGCTCAGTGAACTCTGAACGTGTTGTAGCTAATGTAAGCTCAGTGAACTCTGAACATGTTGTAGCTAATATAAGCTCAGTGAACTCTGAACATGTTGTAGCTAATATAAGCTCAGTAAACTCTGAACATGTTGTAGCTAATATAAGCTAAATGAACTCTGAACGTGTTGTAGCTAATGTAAGCTCAGTGAACTCTGAACATGTTGTAGCTAATATAAGCTCAGTGAACTCTGAACACGTTGTAGCTAATGTAAGCTCAGTAAACTCTGAACATGTTGTAGCTAATATAAGCTAAATGAACTCTGAACGTGTTGTAGCTAATGTAAGCTCAGTAAACTCTGAACATGTTGTAGCTAATATAAGCTCAGTGAACTCTGAACATGTTGTAGCTAATATAAACTCAGTGAACTCTGAACATGCTGTAGCTAATGTGAGCTCAGTGAACTCTGAACATGTTGTAGCTAGTATAAACTCAGTGAACTCTGAACATGCTGTAGCTAATGTGAGCTCAGTGAACTCGGTACATGTAGCTAATATAAGCTCAGTAAACTCAGTGTATGTCAGTAAAAGGGTTGCAATCTTAGAAGTAAACTTATTTTcactttttcaatttgaaatcTTTTCGCTTTTTAAAGCTGATGAATCAGAGTTTGTTGAAAAGCCGACAAGCTCAACGTATGCCATGAGAGACAACTCCAGCAAGCTCAACCTATGCCATGAGAGACAACTCCAGCAAGCAAAGATCAAATGTGGTAAATGATATACAGCAGTGTTAGTTCCATAAAGCACTCCATAATTTTAAGCCGTATCTTTGAGCATTTACACATTACGCATGTACATTTAAACTGAGTACAGATGAAAAGATAAGATATGATATGTGAAGAGAGAAGGTAAAACTCACATTGAGTTGTATTGAAAGCTCCATAGTCTGAGGCATTTCTCTCTATTTCCTCGCAAAACTGCACACTTCCAGGGGTATTCAGCTTGCCCCTTACTCGCTGGTAGTCTTCTGGGTGCTCTTGCGCAAACAGGAAGTCGGGTATAACTGGAACTGTATGAATTACACATGTTCAAATCTTGACTATCATATGAGCTGCCACCAATTTCTACACTCACAATTTAGCTGAGTTGATAAAGTTGATCGGAAATGAACATCAACTCATAGAGGTTATTTCCAATATGCTGCTCGCAATTGTAACACAGCTGCCGGTAGGAGAATTAATGTATTTTACATTCTGCTAgaagcaaaaaatttaaattgtttcgCATCTTTCTAACAGAACCATATTTCTTATCTAAATACTTTGTATCGTCTGTTTTTGTGAAACTGTGAGTAACGGATTATTAGCTTCTAAGATGGCAGCAGAACTTGTCATTACTAGCAAACTGACTGGGGCAAGTGAGCACCTGAGAGCTCAGACTGAGCGCACAATGTCACAGATGACAATGACTGTTGTATATGCTGGCATATATCATGTTTGTAATGAACAATTAATGCCATCTCTTAATTAGACAATCCCATTACACAGATGCAAACTCATTACATTTGTGTCAGAAGAATTACTGCCAATCATTGAGAAAGCATACGCCAAGATTAGATATACCTAAACGCAATGTGTTACACGGAAACCAGATATCTTTTCAGACAATGTCACAAGGCGTAAAAGCTGCTTCAACTTGTATGTTCTTACTGGAGTTTGCATGCTCTGCAGCCTTTTTTTGGCAATACAACATGTCAGGTTAAACACATAGTTTTACGATGCCGGTGCCGAGATTAACAAGAGTTGTGATTGGAGGAGGTTAAAACTGTGAATAAAGTTGTGGTGAGCATGAATAGACATAGAAAACCTGTGCATACCTACAGTTATGTTGAGCATGAATAAAAATAGCAAACCTGTACATACCTACAGTTGTGGTGAGCATGAATAGACATAGCAAACCTGTGCATACCTACAGTTGTGGTGAGCATGAATAGACATAGCAAACCTGTGCATACCTAGAGTTGTGGTGAGCATGAATAGACATAGCAAACCTGTACACACCTACAGTTGTGGTGAGCATGAATAGACATAGCAAACCTGTGCATACCTACAGTTGTAGTGAGCATGTTGTCAATATAGATGGCTATGAAGACGACTAATACAAGCATACGATTTGAGCTGCGGAAGTTTCTCCAAAATTCTTTAAAGCTAAAATCTGTAAAAGATTGTTTTGTTCTGTTCTTGAACTCGCCAGCCTTTTTTGGTATATCCCTCCAAGAAGGAAGGTACTCCATTTCAGGCTGATTAGCAATACTCAACTGAAAGAGAAGAGTTACATGGCGTAAGGTCTAGCAGCAGTGAGGCAGAGGTCTGGCAGCAGTGAAGCAATGGTCTGGCAGCAGTGAAGCAGAGGTCTGGCAGCATTGGTAAATAAACCAATTAATCTGCCTTTAGGCTTATGGATAATGGCCCACTTGAGCTTGAAAAACAACACAAATTAATAGAGCAGTTATAAATCGACGAACAAAATCAATGCTTTCCGAAAAAAGGCCATAATAAACTGTGGAGTGGAGTTTAATGGTGACAGCTAGAGCAGGTCTAttgataaaatatgaaatattatgaGATAGTGTTTATTGATCACGTTTAACTTCAAGTGGCTTGTATTACGTTACACGCGGGTTAAACACATCGTACAGGGAGTCAAGTAGCCCTTAGCTGTAAAGTAAATCTCAAGCGTGTTAATTACCTATTGGAGGCTATCGACCAGAGCTGAGCAAATGTTCTGGCTAAGTTGGTAGGTTGGATGATACGATGTGACAGAGTGGATGTGACAGAGTGGTTAACGGTTGTTACTTGAATCCTTTCTCAATaacttcaagttttttttaaacatggTCAAATTTAAACAGCCAGAGTAAAAGTATCTACGAAATATGTTGCTGTTTTTTGTCTAGATATACTTCATGAAGTGAATAAAAACAGCGAAGATTTAAAATGGTACTATTGCAGCATCATGGATCCCCCTACTGGGCAGCTAAATACGACTCAGCACTTGAACATTCCAAGGTATTCCTGTAGTGCTATGGTAATCTCTTTGGTTCCCATAGCACAAGTTCCCATAGCATAAGTACAGAAAATTTATACAAAACTTTGTTGAATCATCAGAATAAACCATTCTATAAAGCGGATACACGTAATTATTTAATAGTTCCAGAACTTAAATACATATAAGTATGACAAAGTTCTGAGACCGCGTGCTTGTATGGAGTGAGTAGAAAACCTAAGGCTAGTACTTACATTTCTAATAATTGTACCTTCTAACTAAAGATGAAAGAGTAAATGTCATTTGACATACTTTTGTTATACTAAAAGGATAGAGATACCtaacttttttaaactgatGGTTATATTCAAATCCAATTTATTTTAGATAACACCAAcatatatttcaagtaaataaattaGCTTTATTTTGCTTACTTTTACTACAGGTATTACTCTATTCATGTGTTCTTACTTTTACTACAGGCATTACTCTATTCATATGTTCTTACTTTTACTACAGGCATTACTCTATTCATATGTTCTTACTTTTACTACAGGCATTACTCTATTCATGTGTTCTTACTTTTACTACAGGTATTACTCTATTCATATGTTCTTACTTTTACTACAGGCATTACTCTATTCATGTGTTCTTACTTTTACTACAGGCATTACTCTATTACTCTATTCATGGGTTCTTCAACgaaaacttaattttaaagTTCCTTTAATAACTCCGTGTTTGAAAGTCTCCGGCTACATATCAGTATCGAAAGTATATGACAACATTTGTGACTTACCTCTTAAATGTGTGTACATAAAATGGTTGTCAATCTTACAGAGAAAAGAACTACTTGACCGGCGAGACTGGAGAGCGAGGACGTAATGATGGTTGGCCATTCTCAAGCGAACGTGGCGATCTATTCTAGATGAACATAATGCTGGAAGATCAATACTTTAGCTAAATCACAGCTAAGCTTCACTTACTCATTTCATTAAATCATTCACTAGGCCTTATATTAGTTTAACTAGAAATACATACACGTAAATACCTTTTTCCTCTAACCAGTCATATACAGGTATAGT
Above is a window of Watersipora subatra chromosome 3, tzWatSuba1.1, whole genome shotgun sequence DNA encoding:
- the LOC137390948 gene encoding synaptic vesicular amine transporter-like, with product MEYLPSWRDIPKKAGEFKNRTKQSFTDFSFKEFWRNFRSSNRMLVLVVFIAIYIDNMLTTTVVPVIPDFLFAQEHPEDYQRVRGKLNTPGSVQFCEEIERNASDYGAFNTTQSNLVVEHSLYENNCTNQTIAPEVMKKRSEDLLRNQSTKIGLLFASKSAVQLLTNPIIGPLTNRVGFSIPMFTGFIVIFTSTLVFAFGKSYVVLLIARAVQGAGSSCTTVSGMGLIAEKYTDDRERGNAMAVALSGLALGVLIGPTFGGLLYDFIGKAAPFLFLAALALIDGGLQIYVMKPERTPEQQKGASMLELLRDPYILLAAGAITFANMGIGMLEPTLPTFMLQTMNSKKWEQGIAFLPASVSYMLGTIIFGPVALKMGRWRAAMIGMLLIAVALFVIPFSKCLAHLIAPNLCLGLAIGMVDSAMMPTMAYLVDLRHISIYGSVYAIADVAFCLGFAVGPAVGGVIVETIGFKWMLWIISITNLMYAPLLYFLQNPPGNNEKMQLVLNDKCPIKYVTYKQSEGADQDSETGIDEAIYTEHMELQIDEYSSNGKQLTHLTNYVRKPVGNSVVPQSDSESSDTEGADSPDSDGSSDSEHSPR